aGTAACATATTACGAAGACaatgtaaattaataatttattacttgtcaatagctaaataatatatagaaaatattgtattttatgGGCTTTCATTCGGCCAAACTACTCATGACATGTTAGTTATTTTGTATACccaataaaaactaattatataGAACTGACATACTTAAaaataccaaataaaaaaatatattattctaacctaaaaaaatgataaaataattaattatttttttatgtgaaatCTACCTTGAATTGTGCTTTGCTTTgtattttctttgtcttttaatATCAATCTTCTCTTCAATATAATCTTACTTCTCTTTGGACTTCTTGTATCTTTCAATATATacctaaaaatatcaaataaataaaatttttaaccaattaaaaatatatatacattatacataatacatttttattatcaaattttttatattattaaaaaaaataaaatagtacaCATATGACAGCgtttgattttggtatatatgTCCATCAAAACATAGATACAGGATTACCCAGGAGTACATATATGGTGTTTGTTTACtgagacaaaaataatgaaagacaTAGTCATACACAAATACCCATTAAAAACATGTATTTTGTGTCTCTCTAAAATGCGAAAACACTAATTTTTAACTTgagacactaatttttttacaattttttctcATGTCTAACTTACCAAATAGAATATGAAATTAATGCCTTCTTATGTCTATGTAAAATTGCACAGATTTTATTTTCGATGGctgctttaatttcttttttattctcNNNNNNNNNNNNNNNNNNNNNNNNNNNNNNNNNNNNNNNNNNNNNNNNNNNNNNNNNNNNNNNNNNNNNNNNNNNNNNNNNNNNNNNNNNNNNNNNNNNNNNNNNNNNNNNNNNNNNNNNNNNNNNNNNNNNNNNNNNNNNNNNNNNNNNNNNNNNNNNNNNNNNNNNNNNNNNNNNNNNNNNNNNNNNNNNNNNNNNNNNNNNNNNNNNNNNNNNNNNNNNNNNNNNNNNNNNNNNNNNNNNNNNNNNNNNNNNNNNNNNNNNNNNNNNNNNNNNNNNNNNNNNNNNNNNNNNNNNNNNNNNNNNNNNNNNNNNNNNNNNNNNNNNNNNNNNNNNNNNNNNNNNNNNNNNNNNNNNNNNNNNNNNNNNNNNNNNNNNNNNNNNNNNNNNNNNNNNNNNNNNNNNNNNNNNNNNNNNNNNNNNNNNNNNNNNNNNNNNNNNNNNNNNNNNNNNNNNNNNNNNNNNNNNNNNNNNNNNNNNNNTAATTAGctagtataaattttaaatttttaaataaaattttctaatcaAACATCCATTGTCCATTAGGAATAtagaaatttgttaatttaaaaattattttttttagtttcatcaTAAATAGTATTAACTTTattatactttttctaaaatttaaacagtattatattttttttaaatagtataaataacTTCACATCTTAATAAGATAATTCtatttactttattataatCCTTTGTAATTAGCATAGTagcttataaattatataaatttttaaaaaatattctcaaactCAATTGCTtacgtaaaaattaaaaaaaagtatatttgaatttaaatttaaaattctaaacataatactttaattaaaaattataattagatttttttaaataagtacacattaaaaattaataattaacttaattgtatcaacaataattcaaagaagaaatttataactttatgacattaaatattaaattaaaaattatcagAATATCAACGGtgagaatcaaattaaaaataaaaccacaagtaataaccaaataacttcaatttatatttaaaaaaattcgaaatttcaaacataaaaatcgaaaagaaccaaaaaaaaataacaactcaagaaaaTACAATGTTTCCACCAAAACAAACATATACTTGGCATTATTCTATTAGATAGACTCTAAATGGGATTCTCAAAACATGTGCATCAAAATTCTCAAGTTTCTTTCTCAATAttgatcttcttgcaagttgaggTATCTCTTTCCACCTTCGAATCTTCTGACTCCGAGGATAGTCACTTAGTTGGTGTAATAGTATTTTCCAATAATTCGGATTCATCATTGGCCGTAACTTCATTGGAGAATTCAATCAACAAATTCTGTACAAAAAACTACGTTAAATTAAAGACTTCTTTCTAacctttgattttatctcactaatatattttgaataaaattaagacCTAATtttgaaagaacaaaaaaatatatatattttttgaacaaataccTTAGCACCTTTTACTTTCTCCCCTTCAATGATTGAGGATGTCTTTGAAATTGGAAGCAAACCACCGGTGTAGTCAActtcctaaaattataattaattattatttataaattagatactactaatgaccaagaaagcaaaaaataaattaatttttaatagaaagTACACTTATATATACTCACAATTTGAATACGGTGAGCctctttgaatttatttatgagaTCCACATTATCAGTTATCTTCTTAACTTTATAAGAAGGGGAAAAATGTGGATTATCAGATATTTGAACTTCAACGATGAAGAGAAAGATCTTATCAATTAGGTTGAGTAAAAGTGTAGGTGTATCCGATAGATCTCCTTTCTGCAGGGTAttacataatatattaataataaataatataaaaagtaccaataaaaatatcttcactaatgcttttagaaataaatattggtTAGATCTTACCAATAGGAGTGGATCAAGTATCTCTACACAGCTCTTTCCCAAAACTTGTTTTACCTCTTTGTCAAAGACTACATAACATGCACGTTAGAACCATCAATGACACCAAGCTTTATTCGATACCtgcttaaaaaagaaaataacataaaaaaaagttaaatatagaCTTATTCAATATCTAATCAAATGTACatagactttaatttaaaaaaataaataaataaccttGGAGTCATGGATAAAAGGATATTAGTAGAAAACTCGTGTCTTCATCGAGCCAAACCATCTCAATTGAGTATGGCAATGGAGAATTTCCGTAATTTGATAGTGTCCATAACTGTATCACTCGTATACGTACACACAAATTGTCGATTGTAGGATTGATGTACTTTAAATTGTGGTGCTTTACATCTCTCATAATTTATCCTTTTATAGTTGCatcataactaaatttttttaaatttggttgactttaatttaaaatttaaaaaacaacaacctaagtaaaacaacccaaacttaaaatttgaaaataacaacctaagcaaataataatttataatttataaatataaatctaaaaatttctaataaCGACACGTAAGCAAATAAACTCCCAGACTCAACGTATGAGCGCCACGTCAGCAAATGAGCTCCCCATTTATACCACTATAAAGATAACGATAAAGattaaactttttctttttcttttattattataacgAATCTGGTGGGTGTTGTGGTGTGGGGACCAATATAGTTGCGTTACGCAGACGCACGTGACTAGCCatggataaaaaaaaataaaaataaaaatgacgtGTCAATTACAGAGTAGAGAGTAGAGAGAAGAGGCCCATACTCTGAGAATCTATATAACGCTACGCTTCGAACGTAACGCTTCTCAACATAACTACGAACACAAACAGATCGGGGTCAATCTCATATCTCAGCGCATTCATCATCATGGGTTTGCAGgtctttcttctttccttttttcaaCCCTATCTTCTTTCTAATTGAACTCACTGCATCGAATTGATTAATTTCGTTTCGGATCATtgaatttctctttttttcggaTCCATGTCATTGTTTAAATCGTTGCAGGGACGATGAAAAACGACTCGTTTTGGATTGATGTGTATTTTTGTTGAGATTTTACCTGAAGTTTGTGGAAAATTTTATTCTGATGTTTTTGAATAACAGTCCTTTTGTGTAGTCTCAGCATGATAGTGTTTGGTAGTTTCTGTGGAAATTCATCATAAGCTCTGTTTTTTAGCTTCAGGACTAATGATTTGTGGTAGGAATCCCTTGATCTGAAGTTCCTTGTTTTAGCCACAGTGAAATCAAACTTCTGGAAATATTGAGGATTGTTCTTTTAGAAGTTTAGTTTGGTTTGCATCTGAATCTTATTTCGGAGTAGTTTTATGCTTctatgtttattattatttggttaTGATAATTTCTTTGGCAAgttataactaaattttttagaaaatgtgTATTACATATAATTGTTTTGAGTTATGCCACGTGTTCACCAAAATTAGCCACCAAAGTCAGCCACTAGTATAAATACGCGCTGAAGtacaaatacacattgaaaataaattaaatgacgcatgtatttatacacaaatatattggtggctgattttggtgtacaaatagtatttttgaattgttttatttgtttttttattttatccataTCGTCATCATAAAAAGAACATTTCTTACTATTTCATTAAAAATGTACTCTTCACGATAGCATGAACTTTTGGAAATAAGATTAGATTGGATTTGGAACATCCGAGAATCTCATTCTTTAGAGAGGGCATTGCTGTTGTGATGTAGGAGGATTTTGAGAAGTATGCTGAGAAAGCAAAGACTTTGCCAGAGAGCACATCAAATGAGAACAAGCTTATCCTTTATGGATTGTACAAGCAGGCCACTGTTGGACCTGTCAACACCAGTGAGTGCACTTATTCCTAACATTTTGATATTGACATCAACATTTTAGTCTCTGCACTTTTAGATTTTACTTCTATTTCATGCTTCCATCAAATTCTTGAATAAATTTCATTATCATTCATCTTATTCGGGTAAGctgatatatatatgaaaaattaaaaaatcagacACAATTTGTTCACATTACTTTTTGTATCTCTGTCATGCTTTCTACTATGGTttgattttcctttttcttctcttatttGATTATATGATGTGTACAGGCCGTCCTGGAGTGTTCAACATGAGGGACAGAGCTAAGTGGGATGCATGGAAGGCTGTTGAAGGTAAAAATCCTCTTCTCTTATAAGCTTCCTTTCAAAGAGATGCGCTTTCTTGTATACCAAGTCGACACATACGCACACACTCCTCTACCTCTGCCGTTGGATATCTAGTATGTGTCATCTTGGCATACGAGGCAAAATAAGTACACAAGACATTTTTCTTCCTTTAAGGTCAATTTATATGTTTGATCTTTTGGCAGGGAAATCCAAGGAGGAAGCAATGAATGACTACATCACCAAGGTGAAACAGCTGTTGGAAGAAGCTGGCCTCCCTGCTTGATAACATTGTCATCATCACCTTGATGTCTTGCTTTCTGATTCTGTGCTAGAAAGTTGTTATTTAAGTGTTTTGGAAATAAACAATGGCAGTGTTTGATCTAGAACTCCCATCTCAAGCATGTATCAtcttatttatgtttgatgaaTTAGATATGTTGGGTTGAGTTGGGTTATCTATATCGCTACAATTGAAATATCTATCTATTATTAGAATTAAGACGATTTGAACTTTGGACTAAAGCTGCTTAATCTAGGGTTTTTCATTTTGAGATCTCTATCATATGAATGGAATTCATGGAATGCTTGATTGTTTAACTCGGCCATTTACCTTTCTCGGATTATTGGGCTAAAAAAATGTGTGTTTATTGTCAATAAATTTTGgtgttttcttctattttttcttcaaaaagttGTGTATTTACCTTTAGAAAATTTTGAGTTTAtgtcaaaaattttatatttttgttcaaaaaattattgtgtttaattttaaaaaaaatgttttaatcatattttttaatatttattgttaataaatgTGTGGCTTTTTTTCTTCAAGTTGTGTTtaccttaaaaaaaattatgtttttatcATCACAATGTTTTTGTGCTTAatgtcaataattttttttcttcaatatttttcttaaaatattggAATTAATATTCAAAATGAAGGCTGAAATTTAACTCTTGACTCAattttgttttctaatttttaattgatcaaAATTATACCATGAAACTTTAAGGCATGACTTAAGTTGGCCTCTTACGACGTTGTTTactctcctttcttcttattCCTCCTCCTCGATGTCTAAACCTCCTACCACTCCATTGCCACTACTCTCAACCATACCTTCCCAANNNNNNNNNNNNNNNNNNNNNNNNNNNNNNNNNNNNNNTATAGTTTCCAGTCCTCTGCACCTCAAGTATCATCTTATCACCTTAATATATAGCACGTTTATTATCTTGAACTTCATTCATGACCAAGTTCATCTCTCCTTTCTCACCCAATTATCATTCAATTTCCAAATCTAAATCATAGTTCAGCTTCTCTCTTAACAGTATACAGAATCTTTCCATAGCTTGTGCGTTTTTATTAGAAGAATGTGGACATATCGTTAATTTTTAGATATATAAGTATAGGACATACATTACTTCAtattattcaaccacctctatAACCTGTCCAAAGATGAGATTAATATTGTAAGATGTGAGTATCATGTTTGGTGATAAATTGTGATTGGGATTATGTTTCTCGCTATTGGGCTCCATTTATTGGTATGTTTTATGATCAATCAAGGTCTTTACATTATTTCCACCTAACCTTGCTAGATACACCAATCGggtttttttaatattggattCAAGCCTTAGAAATAGAGAAAAACCCtgtccaaaaataaataaataaatagagaaaaatgtatattttttatgaatttatatataataaacgATATTTTAATAAAGACATTTGTATGCCAACTATTTTCATGTTCTCATCttaacatatgtatttataccCAAAAAAAATGCTATATGTATCTTAAAAATCAATcactatatatttatgtataaataaatattgtgCCTAATTCATGTTTagtgtgtattttatattttaacatatattttatgcGAGTGACTGATTTAATTGcagataatatattttatctaatatttattatataagaaGATATGGGAGGATTTGGTacataattttcattttctaaaatttctttagttacatatataaaaataatatttttaccatTTCAAAAACTCGATCTCAAGCTAGAAAtctcttaattaaaaatttaaacatttacCATCTTGATTaatcttatatatattattatttggtttaattattctattggcttctataattttattaaatttttaattagattcttatatttttttaattaagtctttatGCTACTTTTAATTCTGTAATTAGGTCTTTGcgagtataaaatatattagaatTAACGGAATATTTATTTGCAAATTGAAAGTAACCACAATTAAAAACCTAATTAGATATTtgactatatattttttaaaagtaatattatattaattttaacattttttatataaaaataatttataaaaaaagatgaaCTAATACGCACATTAATACCATTTAATAGTTAATACACTAATGATAATACATAATACTATCAACAATGATGAAGGTCCtacagaaaaatatataaacgtcatttaaaaaaaaaaaatcataactgCTATATtcatttctctgtttttttttcccttaaaagAAATTGTTTCGTTTAGCCTTCCCTTATCATAAAGAGGGCAATAGGCCATTTCTTATATTGTGTGAAATTTGTGATATATGTTTAGGTAAAATAGGAAATATCACTCCCATATAGTAATAATGAAGTAATGAACCCATCCTTCAATTTAATGGAATGCATGGGCCATGGGTGCCACTCCatatattaagaaaataaaaatcttcCCCACTTCTACCCTATAAAAAAAATCGAGACAAATAATTAATGAGGAGTACTTGTTGAACGAGCAatagtttaaaactttaaagctgaaaatttatatatagccaatttcacataaaattgatagttaaaaatcgttaaataatttaactgatttagttaatttttatctaacgactcttaattatcaacttcacgtaaagatGACTGTATCTGAATTTTTACcaactttaaatattttaaaattatctacaAGATATGGTAtggttttagaaataaaaaagtatatttcttaaatgatattatattataattacacaaatacaatcacaccacaagaaATTGTTAAAATATGAATCATTTGAAAAAAGGTGAATCAAACTAATACaatgtaatatatatttttttgttgtccAAGTCTCAATTTAACAAACTTAGTACTAATTTGctgtgaatttaaattttatttaagtgtCGCTAATAGGTTTTTGTATTTAAAAGCGATATTTGAATCTTTAAGACTTATTTAAGTGAACGAGTAAATTAATCACTCGCATCAACATAAGTTGTTTATATTACATATTTAATTCCCCTTCTTCACCTTCGAACAAAACCACTTTGGACAATAGCAATTTGCACCATATCAATGCCTTGGcgtgcattattattattcaagcCATAACCACTATGATCACCAAAAACATTTAACGGGCCATGGTTGAGCCCCACCGGCGACGGCGTGGCGCTGGCGCGGCAAACGGGACAACTTGTATGAGAATAGAGCCACATATCAATGCATGGCACGTGAAAAGAGTGCATGCATTCCGGCAAAGTCTTCAACTCCTCACCCTCTTCAAAATCTCCCAAACACACGGCACAAGTGCCGCCACTGCCGCCACCTTGATCATCGGCCTCTTCGCCGTTCTCATTAACCTTTTTCTTGTGATACTTATGCGACGGAATCAAATGCGCCACAGAAGTAGAAGTGCTTGGTTCACCACCATCTTGTTGATGAAGATTTTGctcattattatttgaattttgcCGGTTATTGCAAAAACAAATTGCTATGAGATGGTAAATTGAGACAACAAAAGCAGCTGAACCCATTGCAAGAAGTAACACAACAATGTTGTTAGATAATGGATTACCTTGGCCACCACCACCATCGTTATCCATAGATCATATCATAGATATcatgtgatgatgatgatgatgatgatgaaggtaTAATAATGAATCATAGGTCTACAAAGATATGTATGTGATTGAAATAATGAATTTGaggcattaaaaaaatttgagcaAAAgtgacaaattaaattaaatgccAGCCTAAGACGACGGCTACAATGTTTTAATGTGTTCAATTATTATGTGTTTGGCAGGTGGCGGTGAATTCAAAGAGGTTGGTGTTAATTTAATGACTTGTGATTTAagttttgcttctttttttttcttaatttggtcaaacacaagaaattacaaGGAGATACTCTTACATGCTAAGGAAAGTTGTTGTGCATTTAGATGATGACTCTGTTTCAATATATACCTGTGAATTACTCTAGTAGTTTGTTAAAGGACTTCaacaaataaatacaattaGATGCTTATTGGGTAAGCATCCTATGATGAGAAAATTGTGGAGACAATAGGAACATAATAAACATATCTAAGGAAGGGGTGTGCAATAACGGTTTTGAAACAATCTCTGTAAAAATGTCTCCGAAACAATAATGTTGACTCAAGAATAGTTTgggataaaaatgatttttcaaACTACTATCAAACttggttaaaaagaaaaagacaaataaatttttgattttttaatttaaagacatatatattttttattaattaaaaatataaaaatattcttcattttttaaaatgtgaaatatttaagtttttttctCTAAATATGATAGacgtttttgtatttttaattaattaacaatttatttatcttcgagataaaaaatcaaagatcTATTCGTGATTTTCTCTAAATCTTATTGTATTCGTATATTTTGTCTCGAAATATTTTCTAAATAAGCTCAAAAGTATATCTTaagtttattatatttatgagTGTGACATTGCAGGCTATTTGTTTTTATACTGTAACAACCTGTGTGATGTGCCCCAATATTTTAGAATATGTGAGTTTTACTGTGCtatgagatatttttattttttagaaggCGCAAAAtgtcatataaaaatattcttttaaattcattaaatacAAAACGGCAGTgccgttttcattaaaaaaatgattaaaaaatttttactccACAAAACAGCAGAGTCGTTTTGCATGTGatcaatttttttacaaattggaagatgaaaaatctaaatttgagaTCTAAGAACTGATACGAGAATTAAATGGTAAGCTCTTTGAAAACCTGCACCATTATGCTAAAGTTCTAAAGTAGCCATCACCAAAGTTACGGACATGTAAAATTAAATTTCGTTGAAAAGGTTAGATGAATATATTCCATAAATGATGTAAAGACAACACCTTGgcaaatataaaaagaaaagaaatgaaggTTTGTCCCGTTCAAACTAAGTATTATTTAAACGCATAACGTGCATTTTAACAATTGGATAGTTCAAATCAGTATATACATAAAACAACAGAAATCTGACGGTTCCAACTTCCAAGTATATGAAGACAGtgcaattatatatttatattcctAGGTATGGATAGACCATATAggcttcattttttctttagtcTTTATTCATTGTTAAAGCAACTTAGGTGTTTTGGCCCTACCACCTTCTGTGGCAGAGCTTTTATCAATCAAGCCATCCATTGAATTGAATGCAGAATGCAAGAACATTAATCATCGGTTGGTACCAATATTTATGTAACTTcaataaacaaagaagaaagagggAAAAAAGTTAACGGAATGTGATATTGATATCTCAAGGAGTCATTGCATTTTTTTCCCCTTAGGTACCAATATCTTAATCATGTTATCATAAGAATATAAGATTGGCTAATTCAATTTGAAAAACTGAGTTTCATTTCCTCAAACCAAGGCTACTAAAAAGGCAATGAACCTTGTTCTTATAGAGGAAGAAATTTTATGACAAAGACTAACAATAGAAATGGACCAATTAAGAAATGGGATTTTGGATattctaaattgagaaaattaataaaatagtaaaataaaaagttaactTCTACGAAATATAAACTCCACCATCTTAATTCACTTTAGAAAATCTTGATCCAAGAAATGGATATTataacttttaactttttgtgTTCTCCTTCtgcccttttctctttctcttcccttttttaCTTTGAATATTTTGGATTGTGGTGTTTTTCTTGGGATTTATtatatgatgatgatttttcagTAAGTTCCTTCTTTCTTGGCCGTTACACAATATATACAAATTGGGCTTGCATTTAAGATGGATGTCCTCAATGAGGgtgaaaagaaaggagaataaTTAACATACCAAAATAAGTAGATCTGGCATGATTTCATTTTACAGGGATATCCAGCTACCACTTTTATGCATTGAAACATATACATagcaaaataagataatttggtTAGATTTAGAGTGGTGAGGTGAGACTTCCTAAAAGTCACTTAAAGACTCTATTGAACAAAAGGGTATCTAGAAATGTAATATTCTCTTACACGTGATGCACCATCCCTTGCCAGAATCCCCTCAAGATCACCAATGATTCTGGCCAACCATATCTCCAAATTCCGCTGGATCTCTTTCAAGTTGTTCCTGATCGAGTCCAGCGACCGCCTTGCAGTTGGCATGGTCTCGCTCCTTAGCTCGTCCCTGTAATGGCTCTTCCCAATTTCAGTTTGCAAACCCATCAGTTTCTGTCCGGTTTCAGATGCGCCCTGCTGAAGCCGAAATGCTTCAAGTAAGAACTCCGTTTGGGTTTGTGCTCGAAATTCTGAACTGAGGGAGGGTTCGGAGGGATCACTACCCTGCTGGAAAAAAGGTGATGTCAGCAATGAACAAGCTTGACACAAGCCTGTTGTTTTGCAGAAACATACATGCAAAGTAGTTGCAGCCAACTTCAAAGTCAACTTTCTTCATGTTGCATCATGCTTGCAAGAATTGAACTCAGATTTTGATGTCTGCCTTAATTATATGCACACATTATAACAATGTAGCCTATGATTTCCTATTTCTGGGATCAATCACGGTTCACAAAAAGAATAGAACTTAACAAACACTAATTTTGAATAGACATCATTGACAGTAAGCTTTCCCCAACCACCAGACAGACATTTGCTTTATCTGTTTATCCAATGCACTTAATTGTAGCACATGCATAAAACATGGTATGTACTCATACAGACAACCATTAATTATATAAGCTGATTTTTATCAGAGTTTCTCCATTAATTATATACAGTTCTGATCGGACT
The Arachis duranensis cultivar V14167 chromosome 5, aradu.V14167.gnm2.J7QH, whole genome shotgun sequence genome window above contains:
- the LOC107487101 gene encoding acyl-CoA-binding domain-containing protein 1; the encoded protein is MGLQEDFEKYAEKAKTLPESTSNENKLILYGLYKQATVGPVNTSRPGVFNMRDRAKWDAWKAVEGKSKEEAMNDYITKVKQLLEEAGLPA
- the LOC107487048 gene encoding RING-H2 finger protein ATL52-like, which translates into the protein MDNDGGGGQGNPLSNNIVVLLLAMGSAAFVVSIYHLIAICFCNNRQNSNNNEQNLHQQDGGEPSTSTSVAHLIPSHKYHKKKVNENGEEADDQGGGSGGTCAVCLGDFEEGEELKTLPECMHSFHVPCIDMWLYSHTSCPVCRASATPSPVGLNHGPLNVFGDHSGYGLNNNNARQGIDMVQIAIVQSGFVRR